A genomic region of Bubalus kerabau isolate K-KA32 ecotype Philippines breed swamp buffalo chromosome 10, PCC_UOA_SB_1v2, whole genome shotgun sequence contains the following coding sequences:
- the LOC129620540 gene encoding olfactory receptor 4F6-like: MDQVNGSVVTEFVLLGLTQSLGMQFLLFLFFSVLYLGIILGNVFIVVTVIFDSHLHTPMYVLLANLSLIDLALSSTTVPRMISDLFSDCQIISFHNCMLQMFFIHVTGGVEMMLLIAMAYDRYTAICKPLHYLTIMNPKMCMFLVVAAWIIGVTHAVSQFVFVINLPFCGPNNVGSFYCDFPRVIKLACIDTYKLEFVVTANSGFISMGTFFLLIISYIFILITVRRHSSKYLSKVFFTLSAHITVVLLFFLPCMFLYVWPFPTKSLDTFFAIVDFVVTPVLNPAIYTLRNRDMKVAMTRLSQHVLNSREVT; this comes from the coding sequence ATGGACCAAGTAAATGGCTCTGTGGTAACTGAATTTGTGTTACTGGGACTTACACAATCCTTAGGGATGcagtttttactttttctcttcttctctgtaTTATATTTGGGGATTATCCTGGGAAACGTCTTCATTGTGGTCACAGTGATTTTTGATTCCCACTTACATACCCCCATGTATGTTCTATTGGCCAACCTGTCACTCATTGACCTAGCCCTTTCATCCACCACAGTTCCCAGGATGATCTCTGATCTTTTCAGTGACTGTCAAATCATTTCTTTCCACAACTGCATGCTACAAATGTTCTTTATCCATGTCACAGGAGGAGTGGAGATGATGCTGCTCATAGCCATGGCATATGACAGGTACACAGCAATCTGCAAGCCTCTCCATTATCTAACTATTATGAATCCCAAAATGTGCATGTTTTTAGTAGTTGCTGCTTGGATAATTGGAGTGACTCATGCTGTGTCTCAGTTTGTCTTTGTCATAAATTTACCCTTCTGTGGACCTAATAATGTGGGGAGCTTTTATTGTGATTTTCCTCGGGTTATTAAACTTGCATGCATAGATACTTACAAACTAGAATTTGTAGTCACTGCCAACAGTGGCTTCATATCTATGGGCACCTTCTTTCTCTTAATTATATCATACATCTTCATTCTGATCACTGTCCGACGacattcttcaaaatatttatcCAAAGTGTTCTTCACTCTGTCAGCTCACATCACTGtagtgcttttgtttttccttccatgCATGTTTCTCTATGTATGGCCTTTCCCTACAAAGTCACTGGATACATTTTTTGCCATTGTGGACTTTGTTGTCACCCCCGTCTTAAATCCTGCCATATATACTTTAAGGAACAGAGATATGAAGGTGGCAATGACAAGGCTAAGTCAACATGTTTTAAATTCTAGGGAAGTGACATGA
- the LOC129622080 gene encoding olfactory receptor 4F4, which produces MVENLFTANEKTLVTTECISWNESISETNHSTVTEFIFLGFSNSQELQIFLFVFFFVFYVGIVFGNLLIVITVASDSHLHSPMYFLLANLSLIDLCLSSVTAPKMIADFFSKCKVISFKGCLAQIFLLHFFGGSELMILIAMAFDRYVAICKPLHYTTIMRGNVCVGFVAAVWGTGFLHSVSQLAFAVNLPFCGPNEVDSFYCDLPRVIKLACTDTYRLDIMVIANSGVLTVCSFFLLITSYTVILVTIQHLPSERSSKALSTLTAHITVVLLFFGPCIFIYAWPFPIKSLDKFLAVFYSVVTPFLNPMIYTLRNKDMKTAMRRLRKWNINSRIKS; this is translated from the exons ATGGTAGAAAATCTTTTCACTGCAAATGAGAAGACTTTG GTAACTACAGAGTGTATTTCCTGGAATGAATCAATAAGTGAAACAAATCACTCCACGGTGACTGAGTTCATTTTTCTAGGATTCTCCAATTCTCAGGAACTCCAGATTTtcctatttgtgttcttttttgtattctatGTAGGAATTGTGTTTGGAAACCTTCTTATTGTCATAACTGTGGCTTCGGACTCCCACCTTCACTCCCCCATGTACTTCCTGCTGGCCAACCTCTCACTCATTGACCTGTGTCTGTCTTCAGTCACAGCCCCCAAGATGATTGCTGATTTTTTCAGTAAATGTAAGGTCATCTCGTTCAAGGGCTGCCTTGCTcagatatttctcctgcatttcTTTGGTGGGAGTGAGTTGATGATCCTTATAGCCATGGCCTTTGACAGATACGTAGCAATCTGTAAACCCCTTCACTACACTACAATTATGCGTGGCAATGTATGTGTTGGCTTTGTGGCTGCTGTATGGGGAACTGGCTTCCTCCACTCAGTGAGCCAGTTGGCCTTTGCAGTGAACTTACCTTTCTGTGGTCCCAATGAGGTAGACAGCTTTTATTGTGACCTTCCTAGGGTCATCAAACTTGCCTGCACAGATACCTATAGGTTGGATATCATGGTCATTGCTAACAGTGGTGTGCTCACTgtgtgctctttttttctcctaatcACCTCATACACTGTCATCTTAGTGACCATCCAGCATCTCCCTTCAGAGAGGTCATCCAAGGCTCTGTCTACCTTAACTGCTCATATCACAGTAGTTCTTTTGTTCTTCGGACCATGTATCTTCATTTATGCCTGGCCATTCCCCATCAAGTCATTAGATAAATTCCTTGCTGTCTTTTATTCTGTGGTCACTCCTTTCTTGAACCCAATGATATACACACTGAGGAACAAAGACATGAAGACTGCAATGAGACGACTGAGAAAATGGAATATCAATTCTAGGATAAAGTCTTAG